One Chiloscyllium punctatum isolate Juve2018m chromosome 33, sChiPun1.3, whole genome shotgun sequence DNA segment encodes these proteins:
- the c33h15orf39 gene encoding uncharacterized protein C15orf39 homolog isoform X2 — MMANKRSLDCMDSLICSKMPRLETDQNGLSTGLYKHSPLSSYAAENPLKYTGSYLAYHLQNRDETDSQGIWNQARPYVHHMGGPNTQSPPGQVSSLNNRSYQTEHETVSRPFQPSVNANDKLDLVKDLMNVRSKWVTFVERQKNLRKGQNLPAVLCSSAAGKHSLHSSALSAVGNSANVAFPQPVYRNSVCCSGAGFSLENSTDHFYRRGQETEWRMPPPVTSSCLIVNNSQLMHSQQYANPLAKNNSLHSGSGNIQISSVGRITKETGKSPGVRSPLCRGYGTYTSSVLQDPRYPLLSYENSNGTVPGHSGTSIHSIQDLQKAPLHPFGTTQGQQMQPSLYRDKPSPPKYPVPIQPKVLHSLNTISNQQSVGSYSLLHPHSYKAQMGNYPVPGASGRMPVPSSPYASQLVSENPYAQPSESFGYAARHPPPPPEQQKSISVTGPLMHPASQPATHSTEFEQQSPPGNKVASSLQDPTNAKHLSPDLLRFRPRIVVQTNERCYNSLNTLYNTEYTGPQQLISKHSAFHPVLSGKHLKGPFERPAGSPGDQRPKDIYLQEHSPGIHISPKSDQGRSIFSKEPEILNNKPVEVRLDSPQKSYTLSPTRKTSVISFSPASSPASNESKRATPPPSPPMPVINNVFSLAPYKAYLEATGLFFSKCPNCELDCDKSCSCSLKNKTQSSGSDSAIDLDSSTPGPKRLATDSSQLQPKNGELKTGDASVRLESTNEKGASEDELRKTVSTKNSLDVQHQGINLSPKFNRLDKGLPPQSSNSARCMVHSGDRKLGMNKMEDEMALDLSTKSKSPPLNVIQHALVSGESREKLKSTNEISNEKENTIESQSTEEKRESTWPSEEHGTKAVVAPSNESSKVSDHLIIEMNKYKILRPAPPKVGENNSTLPSEDITKAKKISLIGSVDPSALILRPLKPLKRILPDVVKSIMNSNPEPSKISCETTVDSACNGKLMQNEIDTYNYFVHLHQSLCDMITQSVAETSEEVLCACLRDIEEKETPKLRSSIKSKNGTRSFEALKMSKAKEIWRNYGHVQQTLQKLLSYLESYIYSRTCPFPHVIRAGTIFIPIYLVKEKLFSSLKGATIDQVFQEHKIELRPTTLSEEKKLQTELQLQRCSSRLIKLLSLKQLPEIYQDLLDVLWHSCVKIRLERHWATTRSRNLPGLQLEADNAAVLAEIGKLSSDQKLNLGSS, encoded by the exons ATGATGGCCAATAAAAGAAGTCTTGATTGCATGGACTCGCTTATTTGTAGTAAGATGCCACGATTGGAGACTGATCAGAATGGGTTATCAACAGGACTTTATAAACACAGTCCCCTATCTAGTTATGCTGCTGAAAATCCCCTCAAGTACACTGGATCTTATTTAGCATATCATCTTCAAAATCGTGATGAAACAGATTCACAAGGTATCTGGAACCAGGCCCGACCATACGTGCATCATATGGGTGGTCCAAACACCCAGTCACCACCAGGTCAAGTTTCAAGTCTCAACAATCGCTCATATCAGACAGAACATGAAACTGTATCCCGACCATTTCAGCCATCTGTGAACGCAAATGATAAACTTGACTTGGTCAAAGATTTAATGAATGTTCGATCAAAATGGGTCACTTTCGTTGAACGGCAGAAGAATTTGAGAAAAGGCCAAAATCTCCCAGCTGTGCTCTGCTCTTCTGCAGCTGGAAAACACAGTTTACATTCGTCTGCTTTATCTGCAGTTGGTAACTCTGCAAATGTAGCATTCCCACAACCCGTGTATAGGAATAGTGTCTGTTGTTCAGGAGCTGGTTTCTCTTTGGAAAATTCAACAGATCATTTTTATAGAAGAGGACAGGAAACTGAATGGAGGATGCCACCTCCTGTTACTTCCAGTTGTTTAATTGTGAATAACAGTCAACTGATGCACAGCCAGCAATATGCTAATCCGCTTGCAAAAAATAATTCATTGCATAGTGGATCTGGTAATATACAGATTAGCTCTGTGGGCCGAATCACCAAAGAAACTGGGAAATCACCTGGAGTGCGTTCACCCCTATGTCGAGGATATGGAACTTACACTAGTAGTGTTCTACAAGATCCCAGATATCCTCTGCTTTCATATGAAAACTCTAATGGAACTGTACCAGGTCATAGCGGCACATCCATACATAGCATCCAAGACTTACAGAAAGCTCCCTTACATCCATTTGGGACGACTCAAGGGCAACAGATGCAACCATCTTTGTATCGTGATAAGCCATCACCACCGAAATATCCAGTGCCAATTCAACCAAAGGTTTTGCACTCTCTGAACACTATTTCAAACCAGCAAAGTGTGGGTAGTTACTCATTGTTACATCCACATAGCTACAAAGCCCAAATGGGAAATTACCCAGTGCCAGGGGCAAGTGGGCGGATGCCTGTACCCAGTTCCCCTTATGCAAGCCAGCTTGTTTCAGAGAATCCTTATGCACAACCATCTGAATCTTTTGGGTATGCTGCTCGTCATCCTCCTCCGCCACCAGAGCAACAGAAAAGTATCTCTGTGACTGGTCCTTTGATGCATCCTGcatcacagcctgcaacacactCAACTGAGTTTGAGCAACAGAGTCCTCCTGGAAACAAAGTTGCTTCATCTCTCCAAGATCCAACTAATGCAAAGCATCTTTCACCAGACCTGTTGCGTTTCAGGCCTCGCATCGTTGTGCAAACAAATGAACGGTGCTACAATTCATTAAATACTCTTTATAATACGGAATATACTGGTCCGCAGCAGTTGATAAGCAAACACAGTGCCTTCCACCCTGTACTATCTGGCAAACACTTGAAGGGGCCATTTGAGAGACCTGCTGGCTCCCCAGGTGACCAAAGACCAAAGGATATTTATCTGCAAGAACATAGCCCAGGCATCCACATTTCCCCTAAAAGTGATCAAGGTAGGTCTATATTCAGTAAAGAACCTGAGATCCTGAATAATAAACCAGTAGAAGTCAGATTGGATAGCCCACAAAAAAGCTACACTTTAAGTCCAACCAGAAAAACATCTGTGATTAGTTTCTCGCCTGCTTCCTCCCCTGCGTCTAATGAAAGCAAGAGAGcaaccccacctccttcccctccTATGCCAGTCATAAACAATGTGTTCAGTTTGGCACCCTACAAAGCCTACCTGGAAGCCACCGGTCTGTTCTTCTCAAAATGTCCAAACTGCGAACTAGATTGTGATAAATCATGTTCATGTTCTTTGAAAAATAAAACTCAAAGCAGCGGAAGTGATAGTGCCATAGATCTGGATTCCAGTACACCTGGCCCTAAAAGACTGGCAACAGATAGCAGTCAGTTGCAACCCAAGAATGGCGAACTGAAAACAGGTGATGCTTCTGTGCGTTTAGAATCTACAAATGAAAAAGGTGCATCTGAGGATGAGCTTAGGAAAACAGTAAGCACGAAGAACTCTTTAGATGTTCAGCATCAGGGGATTAATCTTTCTCCTAAATTCAATAGGCTTGATAAGGGCCTACCTCCGCAAAGTAGTAATAGTGCAAGGTGTATGGTTCACAGTGGTGATAGAAAGCTTGGGATGAACAAAATGGAAGATGAAATGGCCTTGGACTTAAGTACTAAATCAAAAAGTCCACCTTTGAATGTTATTCAACATGCCCTGGTTTCTGGTGAGTCCAGAGAAAAATTGAAAAGTACAAATGAAAtatcaaatgaaaaagaaaataCTATAGAATCTCAGAGTACTGAAGAGAAACGTGAAAGCACATGGCCATCTGAAGAGCACGGAACGAAGGCAGTTGTTGCACCCTCTAATGAATCCAGCAAAGTAAGTGACCACCTTATTATAGAAATGAATAAATATAAAATACTGAGACCCGCCCCTCCAAAGGTTGGTGAAAATAATTCAACTCTGCCATCTGAAGACATTACTAAAGCTAAAAAAATTAGTTTGATTGGATCAGTTGATCCCTCTGCCTTAATTTTGAGACCCCTGAAACCTCTGAAGCGAATATTACCTGATGTGGTTAAATCAATTATGAATTCTAATCCTGAACCTAGCAAGATATCTTGTGAAACCACAGTGGACTCGGCCTGTAATGGCAAGTTAATGCAGAACGAGATTGACACTTataattattttgtacatcttcaTCAGTCCCTATGTGACATGATCACCCAGTCTGTGGCTGAAACCTCTGAAGAGGTTTTGTGTGCATGTTTGCGGGACATTGAAGAGAAGGAAACTCCAAAATTGAGGTCTTCAATAAAGTCAAAAAATGGTACAAGAAGCTTTGAAGCATTGAAGATGTCGAAAGCAAAAGAAATTTGGCGCAACTATGGCCACGTCCAGCAGACCCTACAAAAATTACTTTCCTACTTGGAAAGCTATATTTATTCCAGAACGTGCCCATTTCCCCACGTAATAAGGGCTGGCACAATTTTTATTCCAATATACTTAGTGAAGGAGAAATTATTTTCCAGCCTCAAGGGAGCAACAATTGATCAAGTTTTCCAGGAGCACAAAATAGAACTAAGACCAACGACTCTTTCAGAGGAGAAGAAACTGCAGACAGAGTTACAGCTTCAAAGGTGTTCTTCCAGACTAATCAAGCTGCTTTCCTTAAAGCAGTTACCTGAAATCTATCAAGATCTGCTGGATGTTCTGTGGCATTCTTGTGTGAAAATTCGTCTTG AGAGACATTGGGCAACAACCAGGAGCAGAAACCTGCCAGGCCTGCAGCTTGAGGCTGACAATGCTGCTGTCCTAGCTGAGATCGGAAAACTGAGTTCAGACCAGAAATTGAATCTAGGATCATCTTGA